A genomic window from Solanum dulcamara chromosome 11, daSolDulc1.2, whole genome shotgun sequence includes:
- the LOC129875190 gene encoding thiosulfate sulfurtransferase 16, chloroplastic-like isoform X2, with protein sequence MKAKPPLKPISRYARTAEKFSDGHAVGAINIPYMLRIGSGMIKNPNFLEDVLEHFGKDDEIIVGCQLGKRSFMAATDLVAAATTM encoded by the exons ATGAAAGCCAAGCCCCCTTTAAAGCCTATATCGCGATATGCTAG AACTGCTGAAAAGTTCAGTGATGGGCATGCAGTTGGGGCCATAAATATTCCTTACATGCTTAGAATTGGCTCAG GGATGATAAAGAACCCAAATTTCTTGGAGGATGTGTTAGAACATTTTGGGAAGGATGATGAAATTATAGTT GGGTGCCAGTTGGGTAAGAGATCATTTATGGCTGCAACTGATCTTGTTGCTGCT GCAACAACTATGTGA
- the LOC129875190 gene encoding thiosulfate sulfurtransferase 16, chloroplastic-like isoform X1 — protein sequence MKAKPPLKPISRYARTAEKFSDGHAVGAINIPYMLRIGSGMIKNPNFLEDVLEHFGKDDEIIVGCQLGKRSFMAATDLVAAVSPLHTTALV from the exons ATGAAAGCCAAGCCCCCTTTAAAGCCTATATCGCGATATGCTAG AACTGCTGAAAAGTTCAGTGATGGGCATGCAGTTGGGGCCATAAATATTCCTTACATGCTTAGAATTGGCTCAG GGATGATAAAGAACCCAAATTTCTTGGAGGATGTGTTAGAACATTTTGGGAAGGATGATGAAATTATAGTT GGGTGCCAGTTGGGTAAGAGATCATTTATGGCTGCAACTGATCTTGTTGCTGCTGTAAGTCCCTTACATACTACAGCTTTAGTATAG